The following proteins are co-located in the Limanda limanda chromosome 5, fLimLim1.1, whole genome shotgun sequence genome:
- the chfr gene encoding E3 ubiquitin-protein ligase CHFR, producing the protein MDSCGRGRPWGKLVKVDSSETVLLFNRECTVGRKKGCYLSFPASKLVSGEHCKIVQDESSGLVWLEDMSTNGTVINMSKLVKKQTHMLQSGDVIYFVYRKSEPEQNIAYVYHSIKTDHAISEPCYDMERPVHSPAPVPASDMSLSVEPVMLTKAPCDPTQEEPQPSTSTSHFRIETPLTSGPMATAASPASGHAKEDMDYMEPESKRRKKDDDKGYDSPSPQTSSAEVIGAAKGSRGSLLPKPPVGGAKTDKMEESLTCVICQDLLHDCVSLQPCMHVFCAACYSGWMERSSLCPTCRCRVERIRKNHILNNLVEAYLIQHPEKCRSEEDLKSMESRNKITQDMLQPKVERYFSDEEGSDYLFELSDNDSDSSDFSQPLLMCRQCPGYRREGSQVLFATGSNYWFAGLSAPPPVPAAAKPANEEGSAKSTGEQPSTSSDGPSGDAPPEYCCPPQGCHLICTCCLQPMPDRRAELNSQQVAAQQCVLCQRPFCHMYWGCQRIGCQGCLARFSELNLTDKCLDGVLNNNNYESEILQNYLSSRGKSWRDLLQEALQGLQQAKYCLTDCRISANTVTCFCCGLRSFKELAYKYRQNIPLSELPAAVASRPDCYWGRNCRTQVKAHHAMKFNHICEQTRFKN; encoded by the exons ATGGACAGTTGTGGGAGAGGACGCCCATGGGGGAAGCTGGTCAAAGTGGACTCCAGTGAGACAGTGCTGCTTTTCAACAGGGAATGCACAGTCGGCAGGAAAAAGG GATGTTATCTGTCATTTCCAGCCAGCAAACTGGTGTCAGGGGAGCACTGCAAGATTGTGCAAGATGAGAGCTCAGGCCTGGTGTGGCTGGAAGACATGAG CACGAATGGCACAGTGATCAACATGTCCAAACTGGTGAAGAAGCAAACTCACATGCTGCAGAGCGGTGATGTCATCTACTTTGTCTATAGGAAAAGTGAACCAGAGCAAA ACATTGCCTATGTTTACCACTCGATCAAAACGGATCACGCTATTTCAGAACCTTGTTATG ACATGGAGAGACCAGTTCACAGTCCTGCTCCTGTCCCAGCTTCAGACATGTCCCTCTCCGTGGAGCCTGTGATGCTCACAAAGGCTCCTTGTGATCCGACTCAGGAGGAACCTCAACCCTCCACCTCAACTTCCCACTTCCGCATCGAGACCCCCCTCACTTCTGGTCCCATGGCAACCGCAGCCTCTCCGGCCTCTG GCCACGCTAAAGAAGATATGGACTATATGGAGCCAGAAAGCAAAAGGCGGAAAAAAGATGacg ATAAAGGTTATGATTCACCTTCGCCACAAACCTCCAGTGCAGAAGTCATCGGTGCAGCAAAGGGAAGTCGTGGGAGTCTTTTACCCAAACCACCAGTGGGAGGGGCTAAAACTGACAAGATGGAGGAGTCTCTGACATGTGTTATTTGCCAGGACCTGCTGCATGACTGTGTCAG TTTGCAGCCTTGCATGCATGTCTTCTGTGCTGCCTGCTACTCGGGCTGGATGGAGCGTTCTTCCCTTTGCCCCACCTGCCGCTGCCGTGTGGAGAGGATTCGTAAGAACCACATCCTCAACAACCTTGTGGAGGCCTACCTCATCCAGCACCCAG AAAAGTGTCGCAGTGAGGAGGATCTGAAGAGCATGGAAAGCCGTAACAAGATAACTCAGGACATGTTGCAGCCAAAAGTGGAGCGCTACTTCTCGGATGAGGAGGGCTCCGATTACCTCTTTGAGCTCTCTGACAACGACAGTGACTCTTCAGACTTTAG TCAGCCTCTACTGATGTGCAGACAGTGTCCCGGCTACAGGAGGGAGGGCAGTCAGGTGCTGTTTGCTACAGGTTCAAACTACTGGTTCGCCGGTCTGTCCGCTCCGCCCCCTGTACCTGCTGCAGCCAAACCAGCAAATGAAGAAGGCTCTGCAAAGTCCACAGGGGAGCAGCCCTCCACATCCTCTGATGGCCCCTCTGGTGATG ctcctccgGAGTACTGCTGCCCCCCCCAGGGCTGCCATCTCATCTGCACCTGCTGCCTCCAGCCGATGCCAGACAGACGGGCAGAGCTGAACAGCCAGCAGGTCGCCGCTCAACAAT GTGTGCTGTGCCAGCGACCCTTCTGTCACATGTACTGGGGCTGCCAGAGGATTGGCTGTCAGGGCTGTCTGGCTCGATTCAGTG agcTCAATTTGACAGACAAATGTTTGGATGGAGtgctcaacaacaacaactatgAGTCAGAGATCCTCCAG AACTACCTGTCCTCGCGAGGGAAGTCATGGAGAGATCTTCTTCAGGAGGCTCTGCAGGGTTTACAGCAGGCCAAGTACTGTCTGACAG ATTGCCGCATCTCTGCAAACACCGTCACGTGCTTCTGCTGCGGCCTGCGATCGTTCAAGGAGCTGGCCTACAAGTACAGACAGAACATCCCTCTCTCTGAACTGCCAG ctgctgtAGCATCTCGCCCCGACTGTTACTGGGGGCGCAACTGTCGTACGCAGGTGAAGGCTCATCATGCAAT gaaATTCAACCACATTTGTGAGCAGACACGTTTCAAGAACTGA